A region of Carassius auratus strain Wakin chromosome 41, ASM336829v1, whole genome shotgun sequence DNA encodes the following proteins:
- the LOC113059860 gene encoding uncharacterized protein LOC113059860 isoform X2 has translation MPGETADRSGPTEGLLDSGDPQSELPGPDLSGQTSSSSASTPTDSASSPSPSSPPKVSPQCTPFGPRLVMAKPTTYPRPQPEGASFELEGYSGNIGRPAGRFGRGACRRGPVKMERIKVLTGSEIESDFQEPETMDSRVVMGQEALLRNMDTQSGVLIGNQIGQETPSSGHQPPEPSMKCHIGLDENVKLDTGQVSSTADQAKTSVPEQEKSISQVLECQVLESKVRDAELTESRTLFSDNEGEPLSLSQGEVPSLSFSEPPYVVDPQRIGVLPGLDPDRYYTAPSTPIKMAYCSHRKQQWRPGSPSQSPGSPTDESDLCSPPTSPSGSYMTAEGGSWTSYTSSTSHSCSPNLTAEAELQEAPACYVESLSEIGDEFGDDRTGNERDTCLGKPDMPELLQDVACEVDILTRDTCSPHWVIEHVSTPENSSNRRKTNCQEDTGVSEGSLRPRDIQKTPDATQTFNDSHQSLEIDFNACFSEPSVSIDHPIIPDDYTSTALHTGSKTPVTHSPETVDIESNSGSLYLGASAPLFHGYSGEDGLGSDAMFPASMLPFHGSLIIQADSMDITLFPTDDEQGNDVDAYAAGEEEADVDEYDDEDGEDECDVEVVANDEAQQQEAPLRFGREVEDPNEDDTSASFLNSLSENSINEGVDESFAFQDDTEGSIDSTSYNGDEDDHLYATEKHAELSQQFPGPDEPVQSVSHAKPESSGSESEMEISSGSSELPHVELQENLADCSGHGGSVITQQISETSLLKGELSKELTAQIKAMDEEEKQSTGPSTVMVTSEKGQQIATDNPTLPVDQDKVEQNSSTTDSCVAGATAATDADMCYKTNIDDSQELDKKNGNSMESAEVIIASSLQSTETATNDLNKGVPQLTYLDDCSPTNIPVCAYPELCDVSDNLKSTDVLPFERSMNQDNLTENQPGNDDVNHTSQNMSCSTYSRLVISPKKENSESYMTEEELYSESWTPRDPLSLGECCDFEAENLLMCEIARSVQSKGLPVSHNIASGEDIVGDEEDNNRYCELQEKMTDIDVGEAESNIASWRSIQDLSEAGGGEDDANNLQNPESNPLIDCSSDKGPVPLWNDPEKTSTPLILSAPSELTLNMLSDDAKDVKDQTANTDFNIPEDLSSDTLRKESVEIMSEQPQDLESSQEPDNVTLKTTISSEHADLCGSSSKTVISNQSDNLGLVSNQGHSNSQQITLTNTVSVLENKLTFNLQGGSFGTFTFRKKPTDIKIVDPSEATIPQQMSVSHKKTSNPCDVASNEVVGEKVIQLRAHIKNETLTDEAKTTDRQLLEQETTTDAQDQETDKSDSHEKGKEGLKTCHMSKREGQCLTENVSFLDQNKNLDGVSHKSGLSQDDSDEATPNTAQIANSGHATKPKLIDALKTNTTDLVSIENVKIQCQGKEMETTGNQAPHFEIFSMREEFCETPQKDDVSITESTELNQTPEQSMFHCPDPSCIEPKESVHTEPVVVTQTTDLTRPDGQKELSDSSLSRGSLTESTRDINDNHVGGSSFLREDSSDQGSVSPTCSSTVVQEKDLSTPIQESQPIHDISQTSAAFSHIQPAPDSKPSQPDYQSPLQTPEISSMESEAREKVERTPTLVPTQDTYDHARERTVMTAKPCRHENPPVCKGVKGHQTEQSQSTTSTGQTDSTHVQRTLNQSDEKEMLPCISPRPESLVKTQQKQAERLSIERDVCPISYRSKGPEDVDLPFKNNIGSGNETDSDGSIPELEEPNGTLLRPSNPQLSHSPADESVSRAKQSRSEKKARKAMSKLGLKQIHGVTRITIRKSKNILFVITRPDVFKSPASDIYIVFGEAKIEDLSQQVHKAAAEKFKVPLDPSPLPSDITPSLTIKEESEEEEELDEGGLEQRDIELVMAQANVSRAKAVRALRHNKNDIVNAIMELTM, from the exons ATGCCTGGAGAGACAGCAGATCGGAGCGGCCCCACAGAGGGCCTTTTGGACTCTGGAGACCCACAATCAGAGCTGCCAGGACCAG ATCTGTCTGGTCAAACATCCAGCTCTTCAGCCTCAACTCCAACAGACAGTGCCTCCAGTCCTTCTCCCAGCAGCCCCCCAAAAGTCTCCCCACAATGTACTCCTTTTGGACCCCGCCTGGTAATGGCCAAACCAACCACATATCCTCGCCCACAGCCTGAAGGTGCAAGTTTTGAATTAGAAGGGTATTCTGGAAATATCGGCCGACCAGCAGGGCGGTTTGGTAGAGGAGCCTGCAGACGAGGTCCTGTGAAAATGGAACGGATCAAAGTCCTAACTGGATCAGAAATAGAAAGTGACTTTCAAGAGCCAGAGACCATGGACTCAAGGGTGGTAATGGGGCAAGAGGCTCTTCTGAGAAACATGGACACACAAAGTGGAGTGCTGATAGGAAATCAGATAGGTCAAGAAACACCTAGTTCAGGACATCAGCCACCAGAACCTTCCATGAAATGTCACATTGGGCTAGATGAAAATGTGAAGCTAGATACTGGTCAGGTGAGCTCTACTGCAGATCAGGCTAAGACTTCAGTTCCAGAACAGGAGAAAAGCATAAGTCAGGTACTTGAATGTCAAGTCCTAGAGTCCAAAGTGAGAGATGCTGAATTGACAGAAAGCAGGACTCTTTTCTCAGACAATGAGGGAGAGCCACTGTCTTTATCTCAGGGTGAAGTGCCTTCCTTGTCATTTTCCGAGCCTCCCTATGTTGTTGACCCACAACGCATTGGTGTCCTTCCAGGACTGGATCCGGATCGCTACTATACAGCCCCTTCCACCCCCATTAAGATGGCTTACTGCTCACATCGCAAGCAACAGTGGCGCCCAGGGAGCCCAAGCCAAAGTCCAGGATCTCCAACTGATGAGTCTGATCTGTGCTCCCCTCCTACCTCTCCCTCTGGTTCCTACATGACTGCTGAGGGAGGCAGCTGGACTTCATACACCTCCAGCACCTCCCACTCCTGCTCTCCAAACTTAACAGCTGAGGCAGAGTTGCAAGAAGCTCCTGCTTGCTATGTGGAGTCCCTCTCAGAGATCGGCGATGAGTTTGGAGATGATCGAACTGGTAACGAGAGGGATACTTGTCTGGGTAAACCTGATATGCCGGAGTTGCTGCAAGATGTTGCCTGTGAAGTGGATATACTAACAAGGGACACCTGTAGTCCACACTGGGTTATAGAACATGTTTCCACACCAGAGAACAGCAGCAACAGGAGAAAAACAAACTGCCAGGAGGACACAGGGGTGTCCGAGGGCTCTCTGAGGCCTAGAGATATCCAGAAAACACCTGATGCAACTCAAACTTTTAATGATTCACATCAAAGTCTTGAAATAGATTTCAATGCCTGTTTCTCAGAGCCATCTGTGAGCATTGATCACCCTATAATACCAGATGACTATACATCTACTGCACTGCATACAGGGAGCAAAACCCCTGTCACCCACTCTCCAGAGACTGTAGACATAGAAAGTAATAGCGGTAGTTTATATCTTGGTGCCTCTGCTCCTCTGTTCCATGGCTATTCTGGAGAGGATGGGCTTGGGAGTGATGCAATGTTTCCTGCTTCTATGTTGCCTTTCCACGGAAGCTTGATAATCCAGGCAGATTCAATGGATATAACCCTGTTCCCCACGGATGATGAGCAAGGAAATGATGTGGATGCATATgctgctggagaagaggaagccGATGTAGATGAGTATGATGATGAGGACGGTGAAGATGAGTGTGATGTTGAAGTTGTGGCTAATGATGAGGCACAGCAACAAGAGGCACCTTTGAGGTTTGGAAGGGAAGTGGAAGACCCAAATGAAGATGACACCTCTGCATCTTTCCTAAATTCCCTTTCAGAGAATTCAATAAACGAGGGTGTAGATGAGTCCTTTGCATTTCAGGATGACACTGAGGGCTCAATTGATTCCACGTCTTATAACGGGGATGAAGACGACCATTTGTACGCCACAGAGAAGCATGCAGAACTCTCCCAACAGTTCCCTGGGCCGGATGAACCTGTACAGTCAGTAAGCCATGCAAAACCTGAATCGTCTGGCAGTGAGAGTGAAATGGAAATATCCTCTGGTTCATCTGAACTTCCACATGTAGAACTTCAAGAGAATCTAGCAGACTGCAGTGGTCATGGTGGAAGCGTAATCACACAGCAAATTTCAGAAACATCGTTGCTGAAGGGTGAGCTTTCAAAAGAATTGACTGCACAGATCAAAGCAATGGACGAGGAAGAAAAACAGAGTACAGGTCCCTCAACAGTCATGGTAACATCAGAGAAAGGACAGCAGATCGCCACAGATAATCCAACATTACCTGTTGATCAAGACAAAGTGGAACAAAATTCTAGTACAACTGATTCCTGTGTGGCAGGTGCTACAGCTGCTACAGATGCTGACATGTGCTACAAGACTAACATAGATGATAGCCAGGAACTGGATAAGAAAAATGGAAATAGTATGGAGTCAGCAGAAGTCATCATTGCATCATCATTGCAGTCAACAGAAACCGCAACCAATGACCTAAATAAGGGAGTCCCCCAACTAACATACCTGGATGACTGCAGCCCCACAAACATTCCAGTTTGTGCCTATCCTGAACTGTGTGATGTGTCAGATAATTTAAAATCAACTGATGTCTTACCATTTGAACGTTCCATGAATCAAGACAATCTGACAGAGAATCAACCTGGCAATGATGATGTAAACCATACCTCTCAAAATATGTCCTGCTCCACATACAGCAGGCTTGTCATTTCGCCAAAGAAAGAGAACTCTGAGAGCTATATGACAGAAGAGGAACTTTACTCTGAGAGTTGGACACCAAGGGACCCCTTGTCTTTAGGTGAATGCTGTGACTTTGAGGCTGAAAATCTGCTCATGTGTGAGATAGCCAGATCAGTGCAGAGTAAAGGTTTACCTGTCTCTCATAACATTGCGTCTGGAGAAGACATTGTGGGTGATGAGGAGGACAACAACAGATATTGTGAACTCCAAGAGAAAATGACAGACATTGATGTTGGTGAGGCTGAGTCAAACATTGCCAGCTGGAGATCGATTCAAGATCTTTCAGAGGCAGGAGGGGGAGAGGATGATGCAAATAACCTTCAAAATCCAGAGAGCAATCCACTCATAGATTGCAGTTCAGATAAGGGTCCAGTGCCATTGTGGAATGATCCAGAAAAAACTTCCACACCCTTAATCCTGAGTGCTCCATCAGAACTTACATTGAATATGCTTTCAGATGATGCCAAAGATGTGAAAGATCAAACTGCAAATACAGACTTCAACATTCCAGAGGATTTATCTTCAGACACATTAAGGAAGGAAAGTGTTGAAATAATGTCTGAACAGCCTCAGGATCTGGAATCTAGTCAAGAACCTGATAATGTCACATTAAAAACAACCATTTCCTCAGAACATGCAGATCTTTGCGGATCTTCTTCAAAAACAGTCATTTCTAACCAATCAGATAATCTTGGCCTAGTTTCAAATCAGGGTCATTCAAATTCTCAACAAATAACCCTAACAAACACTGTATCAGTCTTGGAAAACAAGCTCACATTCAACTTGCAAGGAGGCTCGTTTGGTACCTTCACATTCAGAAAGAAACCAACAGATATAAAGATTGTTGACCCCTCAGAAGCAACAATTCCCCAACAGATGTCTGTCTCACATAAAAAGACATCAAACCCCTGTGATGTGGCTTCAAATGAGGTTGTGGGGGAGAAAGTAATTCAGTTAAGAGCACACATCAAAAATGAAACATTAACAGATGAAGCTAAAACCACTGATAGACAACTTCTTGAACAAGAGACTACAACTGATGctcaggatcaggaaacagaTAAATCTGACTCACATGAGAAGGGAAAAGAGGGACTGAAAACATGTCACATGTCAAAGAGAGAGGGACAATGTTTAACAGAGAACGTTTCTTTTCTGGATCAGAACAAAAATCTTGATGGTGTTTCACATAAATCAGGTCTTTCCCAAGATGACAGTGATGAGGCAACACCAAACACAGCACAGATTGCTAATTCTGGTCATGCCACAAAACCAAAGTTAATTGATGCGCTTAAAACCAACACTACAGATTTAGTATCAATTGAAAATGTAAAGATCCAGTGCCAAGGAAAGGAAATGGAGACAACAGGTAATCAAGCTCCAcactttgaaatattttcaatGAGAGAGGAATTTTGTGAAACTCCACAGAAAGATGATGTCTCTATAACAGAGAGCACTGAACTTAACCAAACACCAGAACAATCAATGTTTCACTGCCCTGACCCAAGCTGTATTGAGCCTAAAGAGTCTGTTCATACAGAGCcagttgttgtaactcagacaACAGACCTTACAAGGCCAGATGGGCAAAAAGAACTTTCAGACAGTTCTCTGAGCAGAGGAAGTTTGACAGAAAGCACAAGAGACATCAATGACAATCACGTAGGGGGCAGTTCATTCCTCAGGGAGGACAGCTCAGACCAAGGCAGTGTCTCTCCAACATGTTCATCCACTGTTGTCCAGGAGAAGGATCTCTCTACCCCCATTCAGGAGTCACAGCCCATCCATGACATCTCCCAAACATCTGCTGCCTTCTCACATATTCAGCCAGCTCCTGACAGCAAACCCAGCCAACCTGATTATCAAAGTCCTCTTCAGACTCCTGAAATAAGCAGTATGGAATCAGAAGCAAGGGAAAAAGTGGAACGAACACCAACTTTGGTTCCTACTCAAGACACATATGATCATGCAAGAGAGAGAACAGTCATGACAGCAAAACCATGCAGACATGAGAACCCTCCAG TATGCAAAGGAGTCAAGGGCCACCAAACAGAACAGTCCCAGTCCACAACATCCACTGGACAAACAGACAGTACCCATGTCCAAAGAACACTGAATCAGTCAGATGAAAAAGAGATGCTCCCCTGCATCAGTCCACGACCAGAATCCTTGGTAAAAACTCAGCAAAAGCAAGCTGAGCGACTGAGTATAGAGCGAGACGTGTGCCCAATTAGCTACAGATCAAAAGGCCCAGAGGATGTGGATCTCCCCTTCAAAAACAATA taGGTTCAGGTAATGAAACAGACAGTGATGGTTCAATACCTGAGCTAGAGGAACCCAATGGGACATTGCTGAGGCCCTCAAATCCACAG ttatcacaCTCTCCTGCTGATGAGTCAGTGAGCAGAGCCAAACAGAGTCGAAGTGAGAAAAAAGCACGTAAG GCAATGTCAAAGCTCGGGCTGAAACAGATCCACGGAGTGACACGCATCACCATTCGGAAGTCCAAGAATATTCTTTTTGTTATTACACGTCCAGATGTGTTCAAAAGCCCTGCTTCAGATATTTACATAGTCTTTGGAGAGGCCAAG ATTGAAGACCTGTCACAGCAGGTGCACAAGGCAGCGGCAGAGAAATTTAAGGTTCCTCTTGACCCCTCACCTCTCCCATCAGACATCACACCAAGCCTGACCATAAAAGAAGAGAgcgaggaagaagaggag CTGGATGAGGGCGGGCTGGAGCAGAGAGATATTGAGTTGGTGATGGCACAGGCCAATGTGTCTCGAGCTAAAGCCGTTCGTGCACTGCGCCACAACAAGAATGACATCGTCAATGCCATTATG GAGCTGACCATGTAA